The Papaver somniferum cultivar HN1 chromosome 3, ASM357369v1, whole genome shotgun sequence genome includes a region encoding these proteins:
- the LOC113357853 gene encoding non-specific lipid-transfer protein 1-like, which yields MAAMLKFASLVLACMIAVAPDAAEGAISCGMVTSKMAPCLGYLTGGTLPATCCAGVKSLLASAQTTPDRQAACSCLKSASGGIAGINYGNAASLPSKCGVNIPYKISPSTDCTKVQ from the exons ATGGCAGCAATGTTGAAATTTGCAAGTTTAGTCCTAGCTTGCATGATTGCGGTTGCACCAGATGCAGCTGAAGGTGCAATTTCTTGTGGTATGGTCACCTCCAAGATGGCACCATGCCTCGGCTACTTGACGGGAGGTACTCTTCCAGCTACATGCTGTGCAGGAGTCAAGTCTCTCCTTGCATCTGCTCAGACCACCCCTGACCGTCAAGCTGCTTGCAGTTGCTTGAAGAGCGCCTCTGGTGGTATCGCCGGGATTAACTATGGAAATGCTGCCTCACTTCCAAGCAAATGTGGTGTTAACATCCCTTACAAGATCAGCCCCTCTACTGACTGCACCAA GGTACAGTAA